Within the Halarcobacter mediterraneus genome, the region CTACAACTGGAACAATATATAAAATTGCTGAGGTAAATGCAAATCCAATACAACTTAATACAAATCTTGGATATTACACAAACTTTATGAATTTACTTGATTTAAGTGCTATTGCACTTCCAGCTGGATTTAGAAAAAATAAACTTCCTTTTGGTGTAACAATAGTTGGTGATAATTTTGATGAAGAACTACTATTTGAATATTCTTCAAGATATTTATCAAAGGATTAATTATGCAAGAAGATGAAATTTTAGTAGGTGTTTGTGGTGCTCATATGAGTGGCTTAGCATTAAACTGGCAATTAGTTGAACTTGATGCAAAATTTGTTAAAAAAACACAAACAAAAAAAGGTTATAGACTTTTTGTATTAGAAAATAAAGACCCTATAAGACCAGGTATGATTTATGACAGCTCAAGTAGTTCTCAAATAGAGCTTGAAGTGTGGTCAATTAAGGTTGAAAACTTTGGAAAATTTATGAAGCAAATTGCTTCTCCTCTTTGTATAGGAAGTGTTTTTTTAGAAGATGACTCTTATGTTTATGGATTTTTATGTGAGGCAGATTTTTTAAAAGATGCCAAAGAGATAAGTGAGTTAAAGAGTTGGAGAAATTTTTTAAAGTAAAATAAAAACTCATTAAGAGTTTTTATTTTGTTATTTCTTTAGCGTATTTTAATCCCAAATCAAAAGCTTTATTATTTATATCATGAACTTTTGCAGGAACTTTAGAAAGCATTGTTTTTCTTAAAATATCATTGTCTACTGTATATCCTGTCATATGGTTTGCAATTGATAGGGCAAGTACTGATTGTGTAATTACATTTCCCACTTCTTCTTTTGCTATAGTAATAATTGGAATTTCATATATTTTCCATTTTTCTCTATCTTCTTGTGTTGGTTTTACCAAGTTTGGTTCTATTACAATAGTTCCACCAATTT harbors:
- a CDS encoding allophanate hydrolase-related protein, producing MQEDEILVGVCGAHMSGLALNWQLVELDAKFVKKTQTKKGYRLFVLENKDPIRPGMIYDSSSSSQIELEVWSIKVENFGKFMKQIASPLCIGSVFLEDDSYVYGFLCEADFLKDAKEISELKSWRNFLK
- a CDS encoding 2-oxoacid:acceptor oxidoreductase family protein, whose amino-acid sequence is MAKTLMRFTGVGGQGVLLAGEIFAAAKIKAGGYGLKTATYTSQVRGGPTVVDITLEDEEILYPYANDGEIDFMLSVAQISYDQFKSGVKIGGTIVIEPNLVKPTQEDREKWKIYEIPIITIAKEEVGNVITQSVLALSIANHMTGYTVDNDILRKTMLSKVPAKVHDINNKAFDLGLKYAKEITK